The genome window CAGACAGAAACCAGTATCTGTGTCCAGAGCAGGGAAAGTCAGATCGTCCTCCTTGCCAATGCAATAGTCGCGACAGCATCGGGGCtggaaattaaattgcaaaaagcaTTTGATAAGCATTATAATAGTTTAAATGTCTGTCCTATTCGTGatctaaataatttaaagattttttttttaatttcacaaaaaGGGAGATTTTTTTCCAGTTGGGAAAAAACTTAATTgtaataagaaatttaatttatactaCAAAATCTTTGCACCTCAATTCTCAATTTTTGGAGTTGATTGTCTACTTACATCGGGAATTACAGCTGGAATGCAAATGAGCAAAGAGCTGCTGAAGGTGTAGCCAATGGGACAGGGCACAGGAACTGGTTCGCCAGCGCGGCACAGACAAAAGCTGTTGGGATCATCGTAGTTGACCAGGGGGGAGTATTCGGGTTCATCGACGCAGCCCTGAGGATCACAAGGACCCgtctgcaaataaatatacacaaaaactGTAATCAATTGGAATGAGGATTAAATAGAAAGCCTTACGAAGGTGCAAATAGCTACGTCAGCATCAAAGTAATAGCCCTCGGGGCAGTTACGCAAGTAGCCACCATCTTCCTCGCACAGACAGAAGGTAGAATTGTCATTGTTCAGGGAAGGATAAGCCTCATCTAGCGAGCTCGAGGTGCACTGCGTCTGATCACAAGCGCACTGAAAGTCAAGTAAAATAGTAAGTAAAGCAGCCAGTGAGCTTACTGAAAGATAGCTTACGCTGGGCACAGGCAGACATATCAAATACGTAGGATCCAGAGCAGTGTTTGCGGGACACGTATGTATCGTAGCTTCATTATTCAAGCATATGTAGAACTTGGTATCTTCGCCAGCAATGGGATAAACAGTACCATCAACGGCATCAGCACAAAGTGTTGCATTGCAAGATACTGTGGTCGAGCATTTTTGTGTGGCAGTATCGTAGGCCTGCTTGGCGGGACAGTCGACCACCTGTGGGACACCATCAGTGCACTGATAGTATTTATTGCAGATGGGATGGGCAACGTTTCCGGTGCCACAGGTGCAGGGATTGATGCATACTCCAGTTACATCGATCTCACATGCATCGCCCGTGAACCATTCACCAGATGGGCAAGTTGTTTCGATAGCAGCACCGTTGGAGCAGGTGAAATAGGAAGTGCAGTCAGAAGGATTGGTGATGAGATAACCGTTGGGTTTGTTGGCACACGGCCAGCAAGTGCCATCAGCATCGGGCACACAGACGCCATCACAGCTGCTAAAGACGTTGCCAGGACCACAACTGCCATCGACGAGCTGTTGATCCACACAGATTTGATACTTGTCGCAGTCAGTGGGATGTGGCACAATACTGCCTTCAGCAATGTCGCCGGGACAAGTGCAGTTGTTAAGCTCTTCCTCCACGCTCCGCTTGCTGCGCAATCCCTTCATCATCCTGTTCTCAGGACAATTCTTGTTGTCTACGTCCGCGACGCAAGCCTTGAGCGTAACATTGAAGTAAGTATCAGGCAGGCAGGACTCTTCTCTCCAGCTGCCGGCAATGCAAGCAAAGTACGTGTAGCAGTTTTCTGCCTGGTGCGTAGGATCACTTGCGTTGCACTCGAATGTCACCGTTGTGGGAATGGGTTCACTTGACGGGATCACTGTAGATTGCGTTGTGGTTTCAGTGCTTTCGCATTGCGGGCACACATGTTCCGTATCTTCCACACAGCTGCCACAGTCCGGCTGGAAGTAATAGCCAGTGTCGCAGGTTTGAGATTCCCAAACGCCATCCTCGCAAACATAATACTTGTTACAGTTCTGAGCATCGACAGCCACATCGCCTTCCTCGCAGTCGGGCAACCAGCTCTCTGGGCACTCATCACCCTCCACGGGCATGCAAACGTTCAAAACCTTATTGAAGTAATTACCCCTCAGGCAATCGCCTGGCAGCAACACGCCATCCTTGCAGGCATAGTACAGACGGCAGTTGTCCTCGTTGGGTGTCAGCTCGCCATTGGGTATATCGCCTTCACAATTGCAGCCTGTTGACGGTGTTTCCGTTGTGGGTGTTTCAGGcgtcgttgtagttgtattCTTGTCAGGACAAGTGCCAGGAACACAGTTCGGACCGGAAATATCAAAGTACGAGCCATCAGAGCAATATTGTTTTGTAGCCGTTTCCTTGTTGCAAATATAAAAGATCTGACAATCGTCATTGTCAGCCACAGCTGAGCCATCGGGCTTGTCAATGCAAAAGTTCTCCCAGCAATGGGTATTACCCTCATCGGTGACACACTCTGCCAATGTAACATCAAAGTACGAACCGCTGTCACAGCTCTGCACGGTGGCCTCCTGATCATTGCAGAGATAGTAGTGGGCACAGGCGGTGGTGCTGGGCTCCACTGTGCCATCGGGGTGATcgatgcaaatattttgccagCAGACTGTATCGGTATCGGGCCAGCAAGCGGCGAGCGTGGTGTTGAAGTAGCTGCCAGAATCACAGTATTGAGGATAGGCCAACTGCTGGTTGCAGACATAGAACTGGCTACAGTAGTCAGCATTGGGCAGATAGGCGCCATTCACCTCATCGGCACAGACATTGGTCACCTGGAgcacaaaattacaaataacCAAATGAATCCTTTCTCATACTTAGTCCTTAACTTACCTCAGCCAACGGTGCGGCCAGGGAGAGTTTGCAGAGACCACGTCCGGCTGTGGCGCATTTGCCAGTCTTAGGATTGTATTCCTTGCCAACAGGACAGGTTATGGCcttggcaacatttttgttggaGCAGCGGTAGTAACTAGCACAATCGGTGGGATTGGGCCAATGTGATGCTAGGCCACGGATTTTGCGATAGATGCATTCAGGATCGGCGGCTCCGGTTAGGGATGCCAATGCGGTGACTATAGCCACAGCAAGCAGAGTAACTGTAATGTAAGTAGGTTTAAGATAAAAATGATACTTATAGATGTTCCTTTGGCTGACCTTTCATTTCTGTGCGTGCTCTAATATTCCACGGCTATTGCTATAGTTGTACTCCGCGATTTTAGCGAAATATCACAGGCtttttatacatttgtttACCTAGGCATAAAACGATGCTAACATTAGATTGTGCTTATCAGTCTCAGCATCGATCGATTCGCTGTTAGTTATCAGACCATTTTAATGTTTGACATGCTTTTTTAATTGAGTTGTGCGCTTTTGCATGAATTCCGGGAAGACAAAAATCTGGCAACGAATATTTTGAGACGCACCCATTAAGTTGTATTTGCACCAATTATGAATGAGTGCGACACTGAATGTCAAGTGCATTCATGATAATATTCATAGTATTGCGTGATAAAAGTTGTAAATTGAAGATCAATTGCACATTACCACATCACATGGCCGTATCTCGTTGTATTGATGTTGCTAAAAGTAATCACATctccaaataaaaaagattttgCACTTGGCGTACTTAttgtttttaagttttataataaaatatagaatcTTTCCCTAGAAGTATAAAGTACAATATTAtggtatgcaacattttttttttatttttcgctcAACTAAGcttttaataacaacaaactttaaattaattcctGGCCTTAGTTCAATTCGGAATTCTTCAGGCACAAGTAGTGCCACAACTATTGTCCTTAGAATCCCAAAGGAGATCTGATGGACAAGTTTTTATATAACCCTTGTCATCTTCGCAGTTGATGAACTGACGACAATCATAGGGATAGGGCAAATACTCCACGCCAGGATGGTTCTTGCACATAGTGTCTGCATCAACGTAAACTTCCGTAGTTGATGTTGTGGAAAGAGTTGTTCCCGTAGTGACATCACTGTTCACTGGAGATTCGGTAGGATTTGAAGGGGAATCAGTTGAGCTGGGAGAGTCCGTTGGACTTGGAGAATCAGTTGGGCTGGGAGAGCCCGTTGGACTTGGTGAATCAGTTGGGCTTGGAGAATTCGTTGGGCTAGGAGAGTCCGTTGGATTTGGAGAATCAGTTGGGCTGGGAGAGTCCGTTGGACTTGGAGAATCAGTTGGGCTTGGAGAATTCGTTGGGCTGGGAGAGTCCGTTGGACTTGGAGAATCAGTTGGGCTGGGAGAGTCCGTTGGACTTGGAGAACCAGTTGGGCTTGGAGAATTCGTTGGGCTGGGAGAGTCCGTTGGGATTGGAGAATCAGTTGGGCTTGGAGAATCCGTTGGACTTGGTGGAGAATCAGTTGGGTTGGTTGAGTCTGTTGTGTTTGGAGCATCAGTTGGGCTTGGAGAATCTGTGGGGCTTGGAGAATCCGTTGGACTTGGAGGAGAATCGGTTGGACTTGAAGTAGGGTCAGTTGGGTTGGGGGAATCCGTCGAGCTTGAAGAATCTGTAGGGCTTGTAGAATCCGTAGGACTTGGAGGAGAATCAGTTGGGTTAGGAGCATCAGTTGGGCTTGGAGGAGAATCTGTTGGACTTGGAGAATCTGTGGGACTTGAAGTAGAGCCAGTTGGATTCGAGGAATCCGTCGGGTTTGGAGTATCCGTAGGGTTTGTAGAATCCGTAGGATTTGGAGGAGAATCTGTGGGGTTTGGAGAATCGGTTGGACTTGGAGGAGAATCAGTTGGGTTTGGGGAATCTGTTGTATTTGGGGAATCTGTTGTGTTTGGAGAATCAGTTGGGTTTGGGGAATCCGTCGAGATTGGAGAATCTGTTGGGTTAGGAGAATCAGTTGGGCTTGGGGGAGAATCAGTTGGGTTTGGAGAATCGGTTGGGTTTGGAGAATCGGTTGGACTTGGAGGAGAATCTGTGGGGTTTGGAGAATCTGTTGGACTTGGAGTAGAATCTGTAGGGTTTGGCGAATCCGTTGGACTTGGAGAAGAATCAGTTGGGTTTGGGGAATTCGTTGAGTTTGGAGAATCAGTTGAGTTAGGGGAATCCGTCGGGTTTGGATAATCCGTTGTGCTTGGGGAATCGGTTGGGCTTGGAGGCGAATTAGTTGGGTTGGGAGAGTCTGTTGGGTTTGGAGAATCGGTAGGACTTGGAGGAGAATCTGTTGGGTTTGGCGAATCCGTTGGACTTGGAGGAGAATCAGTTGGGCTTGGGGAATCCGTTGGGTTTGGAGAATCCGTTGTGTTTGGAGAATCAGTTGGGCTTGGCGGCGAATCAGTTGGGTTGGGAGAGTCTGTTGGGTTTGGAGAATCGGTTGGACTTGGAGAAGAATCTGTGGGGTTTGGAGAATCCGTTGGACTAGGAGGAGTGTCAGTTGGATTGGGGGAATCCGTCGGGTTTGGAGAATCAGTTGGGTTAGGAGAATCCGTCGGGTTTGGAGAATCGGTCGGGCTTGGAGAATCCGTCGGGCTTGGAGAATCCGTCGGGTTTGGAGAATCCGTTGTGTTTGGAGAATCAGTTGGGTTGGGAGAGTCTGTTGGGTTTGGAGAATCGGTTGGACTTGGAGGAGAATCTGTGGGGTTTGGAGAATCCGTTGGACTAGGAGGAGTGTCAGTTGGATTGGGGGAATCCGTAGGGCTTGGAGAATCGGTTGGGTGTGGAGAATCAGTTGGGCTTGTTGGGTCTGTGGGTATCGTTGGCGGGCTTTCAGTCGTTGGCTTATCCGTTTTTTCCGTTGTGGGTGATACGGTCGTGGGACTTGGTACAACACATCGTCGCTTGGCACTTAAGGCCGTAACCAGCAGTATTAACTCCAGGCATATTATCAGACTGAAGACCACTGTAATATATAGAGAAGTATCTTTAAATTGCACTTCATATATTTCAgttgaattaaatttcttttacaAAACGCACATTTCATTCTGCTCTTTGAACCAGCGAAATGTCGGAACTAAAGTAATAGTTGCCTCGTCTCTTATttatatcatttaaaaatgcatCGGAGTTTTTATCGAAATCTAATTAGCATAAAACATGCAAGATGCCAATATATTTATCTTATCTTGagaataaatttgtttaatgataaattttcaattaaaatgtagaCGTAATTGGAAACCTACGTAATTGTAACTACTAATCAAGTGGAAGTTTAATGCTTAACTTTCCGTAATACATTTTCAGTCAGCCTTAAAGTAtgcaattattgaaaaaagTAGTTAAATAGTTTTTGAGTGAAAACTTGAGTGTTTTTTAAGCAGAGAGTTTCATTGATATATTGCGATTTTTCTTTagtatataatacataataagttttttatgtttattttgtaaaagatgaaatgaaaaagtaaaaaaaagtagcttttatttaaagcatGTTTATTAAGTATTCActttttgttattcaattaatCATTGTGTTAGACACAGATTTTGTCGCAAGTAAGAAGCTCGGAGTTCCAATAAAGATGCTTAGGACAGATTTTCACAAAAGGAATGTAATCACATTGTATAAATCGACTGCAATCCCCTGGA of Drosophila nasuta strain 15112-1781.00 chromosome 3, ASM2355853v1, whole genome shotgun sequence contains these proteins:
- the LOC132788671 gene encoding cell surface glycoprotein 1-like; translation: MKLVFSLIICLELILLVTALSAKRRCVVPSPTTVSPTTEKTDKPTTESPPTIPTDPTSPTDSPHPTDSPSPTDSPNPTDTPPSPTDSPNPTDSPPSPTDSPNPTDSPNPTDSPNTTDSPNPTDSPSPTDSPSPTDSPNPTDSPNPTDSPNPTDSPNPTDTPPSPTDSPNPTDSSPSPTDSPNPTDSPNPTDSPPSPTDSPNTTDSPNPTDSPSPTDSPPSPTDSPNPTDSPPSPTDSPNPTDSPNPTNSPPSPTDSPSTTDYPNPTDSPNSTDSPNSTNSPNPTDSSPSPTDSPNPTDSTPSPTDSPNPTDSPPSPTDSPNPTDSPNPTDSPPSPTDSPNPTDSPISTDSPNPTDSPNTTDSPNTTDSPNPTDSPPSPTDSPNPTDSPPNPTDSTNPTDTPNPTDSSNPTGSTSSPTDSPSPTDSPPSPTDAPNPTDSPPSPTDSTSPTDSSSSTDSPNPTDPTSSPTDSPPSPTDSPSPTDSPSPTDAPNTTDSTNPTDSPPSPTDSPSPTDSPIPTDSPSPTNSPSPTGSPSPTDSPSPTDSPSPTDSPSPTNSPSPTDSPSPTDSPSPTDSPNPTDSPSPTNSPSPTDSPSPTGSPSPTDSPSPTDSPSSTDSPSNPTESPVNSDVTTGTTLSTTSTTEVYVDADTMCKNHPGVEYLPYPYDCRQFINCEDDKGYIKTCPSDLLWDSKDNSCGTTCA